A genomic window from Methanobacterium sp. BRmetb2 includes:
- the fae gene encoding formaldehyde-activating enzyme has product MYNIGEALIGNGNEIAHVDLIIGSKDGHAGAAFANNLTQLSIGHTPLLSVIRPNLMTKPSTLIVPKVTVRDLKDADKIFGPAQTAVGRAVADAVSEGIIPKDKVEDLVIIASVFIHPEAEDFRKIYQYNYGATKLALKRALENYPSIDKVLGEKDRGTHPIMGFRVVRLWNPPYLQVALDLDNMEEMERIINSLPDRERILLEAGTPLVKKFGVSIVSKIRELRKDAFIIADLKTLDVGRIEVKMAADETADAVAISGLGTIESIEKAVHEASKQGIYAILDMMNVDNFVEKLGKLRFKPDIVLLHRNVDLETLKAERGEEQAEITEWGNINQIKDILGEGKQVAVAGGITPQKVEEALDSGADIIVVGRYIIGSRDVRRAAEDFLEHMPQDPDTMRLALDEDESI; this is encoded by the coding sequence ATGTACAATATAGGGGAAGCCCTCATAGGAAATGGTAACGAAATAGCTCATGTTGATCTAATTATAGGTAGTAAAGATGGTCATGCTGGTGCTGCTTTTGCAAACAATTTAACCCAGCTTTCAATAGGCCACACACCACTTCTCTCAGTTATAAGACCAAACTTAATGACCAAACCATCAACTTTGATTGTTCCAAAAGTAACAGTTAGAGATTTAAAAGATGCAGATAAAATTTTTGGCCCAGCACAAACTGCAGTAGGTAGAGCTGTTGCCGACGCAGTCTCAGAAGGAATAATACCCAAAGACAAAGTAGAAGATCTGGTAATTATTGCCAGTGTATTTATCCATCCGGAGGCAGAAGATTTCCGTAAAATATATCAATATAATTATGGAGCAACCAAATTAGCCCTGAAAAGAGCCCTGGAAAACTACCCTTCAATCGATAAAGTGTTAGGGGAAAAAGATCGTGGAACCCATCCAATCATGGGATTCAGAGTAGTCAGACTATGGAATCCACCTTACCTACAAGTAGCACTTGACCTGGATAACATGGAAGAAATGGAAAGAATAATAAACAGCCTACCAGACAGGGAAAGAATACTCCTAGAGGCAGGTACACCTCTGGTTAAGAAATTTGGTGTGAGCATTGTAAGTAAAATCAGAGAACTCCGAAAAGATGCATTTATCATAGCCGACCTTAAAACACTGGACGTTGGAAGAATAGAAGTTAAAATGGCGGCGGATGAAACAGCAGATGCAGTTGCAATATCTGGGCTTGGAACCATTGAATCCATAGAAAAAGCAGTTCACGAGGCATCCAAACAGGGGATATACGCTATATTAGACATGATGAATGTGGATAATTTTGTGGAAAAACTTGGTAAATTAAGATTCAAACCAGATATAGTACTGTTACATAGAAATGTTGATCTGGAAACCCTTAAAGCCGAGAGAGGAGAAGAACAAGCAGAAATAACTGAATGGGGTAACATCAACCAGATCAAAGACATTCTAGGTGAAGGAAAACAGGTAGCTGTTGCCGGCGGAATAACACCTCAAAAAGTAGAAGAAGCCCTGGACAGTGGAGCAGATATCATTGTAGTTGGAAGATACATAATAGGATCCAGAGATGTTAGAAGAGCTGCAGAAGACTTTTTAGAACATATGCCGCAAGATCCAGATACAATGCGACTTGCCCTTGATGAAGACGAGTCTATTTAA
- a CDS encoding TrpB-like pyridoxal phosphate-dependent enzyme — protein sequence MYKVTLPSKEIPKKWYNIIPDLPVPLPPASETEEGHQLANLPQIFSKSVLEQEMSQERWIKIPKKVRNVYKMIGRPSPLFRAKGLEEHLETPAKIFYKREDLSPTGSHKLNTAIAQAYYAKKEGAERLTTETGAGQWGSALSLACSLLDIDCTVYMVRVSFDQKPHRKTIMELYDGEVLPSPSDKTEFGREKLSEDPNHPGSLGIAISEAIEDALNADGVYYSLGSVLNHVLLHQSIIGLETKKQMEKIDESPDIMVGCVGGGSNLGGAIFPFVKDKLDGNLDCRFVAAEPKSCPTLTKGEYRYDYGDTAGLTPLLKMYTLGHDFIPPSVHAGGLRYHGMAPLVALLAHEGIIESRSVSQHDIFTSGATFAKAEGVVPAPETCHAIKVGMDMALECKKNNEEKNIIINFSGHGMLDLKGYEDFLEGKI from the coding sequence ATGTACAAAGTCACATTACCTTCAAAGGAAATCCCTAAAAAATGGTATAACATAATTCCAGATCTACCAGTACCATTACCTCCCGCTTCAGAAACTGAAGAAGGACACCAACTGGCAAATCTGCCCCAAATATTTTCTAAATCAGTGTTAGAACAGGAAATGTCCCAGGAAAGATGGATAAAAATCCCAAAAAAAGTCAGAAATGTTTACAAAATGATAGGAAGACCAAGTCCATTGTTTAGAGCAAAAGGTCTTGAAGAACACCTTGAAACACCTGCAAAGATTTTCTACAAAAGAGAAGATCTTTCTCCTACTGGAAGCCATAAGTTAAATACCGCAATTGCACAAGCATATTATGCAAAAAAAGAGGGTGCAGAAAGATTAACTACTGAAACTGGAGCAGGACAATGGGGTTCTGCTTTATCACTGGCATGTTCACTTCTGGATATCGACTGTACTGTTTACATGGTTCGAGTATCTTTTGATCAAAAACCACACCGAAAAACAATTATGGAGTTATATGATGGAGAAGTGCTACCATCTCCTAGCGATAAAACAGAATTTGGAAGGGAAAAACTAAGTGAAGACCCTAATCACCCCGGATCACTTGGAATAGCCATATCAGAAGCCATAGAAGATGCATTAAATGCTGATGGGGTTTATTACTCATTAGGAAGTGTATTAAACCATGTACTTTTACACCAATCCATAATCGGTCTTGAAACCAAAAAACAGATGGAAAAAATTGATGAATCTCCAGATATAATGGTAGGATGTGTAGGGGGAGGCAGTAACTTAGGTGGAGCTATATTCCCATTCGTAAAAGACAAACTAGACGGAAACCTTGACTGTAGATTTGTAGCTGCAGAACCGAAATCTTGTCCAACCTTAACTAAAGGAGAATACCGGTACGACTATGGTGATACTGCCGGTTTAACACCGCTTCTAAAAATGTATACTTTAGGGCATGATTTCATCCCTCCATCTGTACACGCCGGCGGCCTCAGATACCATGGAATGGCACCTCTAGTAGCACTGCTTGCTCATGAAGGCATTATTGAATCACGCTCAGTATCCCAACACGATATATTCACCAGTGGAGCTACTTTTGCTAAAGCCGAAGGAGTAGTACCTGCTCCAGAAACATGCCACGCAATAAAAGTAGGTATGGATATGGCTTTAGAGTGCAAAAAGAATAATGAAGAGAAAAACATAATTATAAACTTCTCTGGACATGGAATGCTGGATTTAAAAGGATACGAAGACTTTTTAGAAGGGAAAATATAA